GATAACTCCCTTAAATCAGTTATTTCTTTCTGAAGTTCACCATATTTATTTCTTTCATTCTCCAGTTTCTCTGTAAAAGCACTTATTTTATCTAGCGTTACTGCGAGCTTTTTAGTCtctttattaatatccCACTGAAGCTGCTTCGACTTTAATAAGGTCAATTGCTTCTCCTTTGCTATAAATTCAAGTGCCTGCTCCTTCCCTGCTTCCAACGATcgcttttctttctctaCAAGTTCAAATCTAATTTCCTTCTCCATACATATATCATTGAGTGTATCCATCTCTACTAACGCGTCCCTGATTTGAGATTTGTACTTTGCTGTGccaataatatcttctaaATACTCTAATAGCCCATCATCTCCTTCATGGTCTGCCTTGGGCTTCATTTGGGCTATAGACTCAACCTCTCCTTGtaatattaaaaacctCTTATGGTCCAAATCGATTCCCTCATTACGTAGGAACTGAGTCACTTCTGTATATGAACTCTCCTTTCCATTTATATAGTACTTTGAagtgttgtttttaaataCCTTACGCATGACGGAAAGCTCTTGGACATCAGGCAATACTTTGGTGTTTCCATCTGCATCATCCATAACATATTGGAATGTAATCTCTACCGAACAGAAACTTAAATTCTCGTGATTCTCAGATTTATGAATCAAATTTGAAAGTTTCCCCTGTCTCATTTTGTTAGCTCTAAAACCGAATACAAATAACATAGAGTCGATGACATTAGATTTACCAGATCCATTGGGACCTACAACTGCTGAAAAAGAACTGTGGAATGGGCCAACAACTTGAACACCTGCATATGACTTGAAATTGTTAAGGATAAGGTTCTTAATAGACAACCTTTTTGTTGTCGTTTGCTTCCCGTCATAAATCTTTTGCAACTCTAATCTACTGTTCTTTATCGGTGAAAGCTGAATAAGTTCTATTCGGCGAGCTGGCGACCTATTAGGCGACCTTGGTGGTGACTGACTGTACACTGATCTGCCCCTTGAAAGTTGTGAATATGTTGGTGGCTGAAGACTGGGCCCTCTGAGAGCTGTCGTGGAGTTGCTTGATGCTTGAGACGCGACATGTTTCCTCCCAGGTGACCCAAACATCAACTTACTAGGGGTATCTAAATGTTTGGGCTTCTTGGATGTTCGAAGATCTGCCATAATTGTCAAACTACCTTACCGCCTATGGCTTATTCCTTGTTGGTGTGCTCTCATCAGATTATTAAGTGGATTAATACTATTAACAAATGTGTCGAATTAAATTAATATTCAAGATAAAAGCCGGGTAAGAATAACTATCAATCAGTGAACTAAATATATCAGTTATAAGAATGAATACTTTAGCTACCATAGAGTTTATAAAGGTTCAATTGATATCCAGCTTCAGCCGTAACTGAATATTGCATTCTAATACTGCCTGATATTATCGTTTTAGCTAGTTTTAAAGGCTACAGCTGGGAAAGCTCAACATcttgaaattgaaaaatgagTTCAAAACTAAAAATGACTTTTAAGCTTGCCTCAAAGATGGAAATAATAGAAGTAAAGCAAGATCAAGGctgaatatttgaaatggGGGTACCTATAATTATTGATAATGGGTCTTACGAGATCAAGTTTGGGCCGTCATCACTTAAGAGTCCTTACCGGGCACTGAATTGTCTAGCTCGTGACAAATATGGTCGATATCATCTATCCAATCAAATGAAACAAATTCGTGAAGTATCTAATTGCCATGTACGTAGACCTTTTGAATTGGGGCAACTTGTGTCTTGGGAATTGGAGGAACATATATGGGATTATTGTTTATTTAATTCAGATGAATTTTCATGggatttgaaagattccAAGGATGTTGATTTGATAGTCAGTGAGACCTGCATGTCAATACCAGAGATATCTAAGCATATGGACCAGGTGGTGTTTGAAGAGTATGAATTTGGTTCACTAATGAAGTGTCCTGTTGCACAGTATATACCTTTTGACAATATGGCTGATTATAAGGTGTATGGTAGTGATGGCTTGCCGGTGGTTAGGAAAAAGGATGATTACAATGACTTCCAATTAGTTGTTGATTCTGGGTTTAATTGTACATGGGTAATTCCGGTTATAAAAGGGGTCCCCTATTACAAGGCTGTCAAGAAACTGGATATTGGGGGACGTTTTTTAACGGGACTACTAAAGGAGACTGTCTCATTTCGACATTATAATTTGATGGATGAAACGATCTTAgcaaataatattaaagaacAATGCTGTTTTATGCCACCAGTATCTTATTTTGAtagttttcaaaagaaggcCGAAACCAGAATCGACTATGTACTTCCTGACTTTCAGACAAGTTTGATTGGCTATGTGCGTCAACCTAAGCAGGCCATACCAGAAGATTCACAGACTCTAAATTTGGAGGACGAACTTTTTACAATCCCAGAGACATTCTTCCACCCGGAGATAGCAAACATATTAAAGCCAGGGCT
This region of Eremothecium cymbalariae DBVPG#7215 chromosome 4, complete sequence genomic DNA includes:
- the ARP6 gene encoding Arp6p (similar to Ashbya gossypii AGR091W); translated protein: MGVPIIIDNGSYEIKFGPSSLKSPYRALNCLARDKYGRYHLSNQMKQIREVSNCHVRRPFELGQLVSWELEEHIWDYCLFNSDEFSWDLKDSKDVDLIVSETCMSIPEISKHMDQVVFEEYEFGSLMKCPVAQYIPFDNMADYKVYGSDGLPVVRKKDDYNDFQLVVDSGFNCTWVIPVIKGVPYYKAVKKLDIGGRFLTGLLKETVSFRHYNLMDETILANNIKEQCCFMPPVSYFDSFQKKAETRIDYVLPDFQTSLIGYVRQPKQAIPEDSQTLNLEDELFTIPETFFHPEIANILKPGLIETVLESISMLPELIRPLMVSNIAVIGGNFNISNFASRLATELQRQCPTDWSVRVHLPKGDTELQGWKAMMRFSNTDSYKQGRVTRAEYLEHGVDWCTKYRFGYEQWI